GTTTTTTACTTAATCACCTTTAATACTTGCTTAAACTCTTCCGTGCCTGCTTCACCGAGAAGTTCGTATAATGCGGTTTCCACGCATGTTCCCGCAATCCCGAGCGCATTCATTTTCTGCAGGCCGATCCGTTTATTATCTTCGGTCCGGGAAGTAACTGCATCCGTCACAACTTCTACTTCATAGTCCTGCTTTGCCAAATCTGCCGCGGTCATATAAACACAAATATGCGTTTCAATTCCCGCAATCAATATTTGTTTGCGGTCCAAGTCTTTTAATTGTTTCATGAACTCTTCATTGCGCGCCCCGCTGAATGTCATTTTCGCAATCGGCTTCTGGCCTTCAAGAAGACTTGCCAAGGATTCAGTTGTCGGTCCCAGGCCATCCGGGTATTGTTCAAGCCAAAGAATTGGGATGTTCATCACTTGCAGACCTTTGATCAGTTTCTCCAGATTGTCATGCAGCACTTCACTGTCTTCTACAATTTGTGCGAGTTTCCCTTGTACATCCACCAAAACAAATACAGTTTGATCTCTTTTTAGCATTGCCCTTCCTCCCCTTTCGCTCATTGCCGCTAGTATAGCATATTTACAGATTCTTTAGAGAAAACGATAGTTGATACTGACTAAAAGACAGCCCCTCTTCCCGTCAGGAAGTGAGGCTGTCTGTAAATACATTAGTTTTGAACTGTTGCTTTTTGTTTCGCTTTCGCTTTTGCTTCGATACGGCGCGCGTGCAAGATTGGCTCTGTGTATCCGCTCGGCTGTTCTGCCCCTTTGAAAATCAGATCACAAGCTGCCTGGAAAGCGATGGAATCATCATAGTTTGGTGCCATTGGCTGATACAGCTTATCGTCAGCATTTTGCCCGTCAACTACTTTTGCCATACGTTCCAACGTTTCTTGAACTTGCTCTTTTGTACAGATCCCATGACGCAGCCAGTTTGCAATATGCTGACTGGAAATACGCAATGTTGCACGGTCTTCCATCAATCCCACATCATTGATATCCGGAACTTTAGAGCATCCTACTCCCTGATCGATCCAGCGTACAACGTAGCCAAGAATCCCTTGTGCGTTGTTATCCAGTTCAGACTGCACTTCTTCCGGAGTCCAGTCAACAGAAGGAGCTAATGGAATTTCAAGGATTCCATCACGGTAATCAACGGAGCTGTCGATTCCTGCCTGTACGTCTTTTACATTTACTTCATGATAATGCAGAGCGTGCAAAGTTGCAGCTGTCGGAGACGGAACCCACGCTGTGCTTGCCCCCGCTTTTGGATGAGCAACTTTTTGCTCAAGCATAGCAGCCATCATATCCGGCATTGCCCACATTCCTTTACCGATTTGCGCATGTCCCGGAAGACCCGCTTTAATTCCTACTGCCACGTTGGAAGCTTCATATGAAGACAGCCAATTAGAAGCTTTCATATCTGCTTTTCGGATAACCGGACCAGCTTCCATCGATGTATGAATTTCATCGCCTGTACGGTCAAGGAAACCTGTATTGATGAATGCAATACGTTCTTTTACTTCATTGATTGCAGACTTCAGGTTCAAAGACATTCTGCGCTCTTCATCCATCAAACCTATTTTGATTGTGTTGCGCTCAAGACCTAACAGATCTTCAATGCGGTCGAATAACTTGTTGGCAAATGCCGCTTCTGCCGGGCTGTGCATTTTTGGCTTAACGATATAAATTGAGCCATGACGGGAGTTTTTGAATTCCGTATCGCTCTTGAAATTGTGTGTAGCAATTAGTGAAGTAATGACGCCGTCGAGAATTCCTTCAGGCACTTCATTGCCGTTTTCATCCAATATGGCATTGTTTGTCATTAAGTGGCCAACATTACGCACGAACATTAATGAACGGCCGTGCAATGTGAATTCTTTGCCATCTGCAGTCTTATATTTTCGGTCAGCATTCATTCTTCGGGTAACTGTTTTATTTCCGCGTTTAAATGACGCTTCCAGATCACCCTTCATCAGTCCCAGCCAGTTTCGGTATACACCGACTTTATCTTCAGCATCTACCGCTGCAATGGAATCTTCGCAGTCCATTAACGTAGAAAGAGCTGCTTCCAGAACTAAATCTTTCACGCCTGCTTTATCGTCTTTTCCGATTGGATGGTTACGGTCGATTGCAATTTCAATGTGAAGTCCATTGTTTACGAGCAATACCGCTTCGGGCGCATCTTCTGAACCATTATAGCCTGCCAGCTTGGACTCATCCTGCAATGCAGTTGTCTTGCCGTTTTCAAGTGTCACTTGAAGTGTTCCGTCTGCGATTTTATAAGCTGCTGCATCCGCATGAGAACCTTCAGCAAGCGGTGCCGCCTGGTCAAGTAAGTTTTTCGCGAAAGCGATTACTTTTTGGCCTCGTTTTGGATTGTATTCAGCTCCAGCCTGTGCTCCGTCTTCGTCACTGATTACGTCTGTTCCGTACAGCGCATCATACAAGCTTCCCCATCTTGCATTTGCTGCGTTTAATGCATAACGTGCATTATCGATTGGAACAACGAGCTGTGAGCCGGCCTGATTGGCAATTTCATTATCAACATTAGACGTTGTCACTTGAAAATCTTCTGCAACCGGCTCGAGATAGCCGATTTCTTCGAGAAATTCTTTATATTTAGCAGCATCAATTTGCCCCTTATTCTGTTGGTGCCATTCGCTGATGGCATTTTGCAGTTCACTGCGTTTCTCTAATAGCGCTTTGTTTTCAGGAGCAAGTTCATGAATGAGCGAATCAAAGTTTGTCCAAAATTGATCTTTTTGGATTTCTAAGCCCGGTAGAACTTCTTCATTTACGAAGTTAACTAGTTCTGTTGCGACTTGCAATTTACCTACTTTTTCATAGTTTGTCATGGAATAAAGCCACCCCTTAAGATTTTTTGCGCCACTCTGTTGTATAACATGCAGCGGTGAACACTGTTCATCATTAGTTTCCGGCGGTACCCCATAGCCGATCTTCAATTTCTGAAGTGTGAATGATGAGTGATCTTCCTGTTCGAAGACGTGTTAGTACTTATCATACCTAAAGTCTAGAAAACTTTCAACTGAATTGTGAAAATTTTCACATCTCGAAGAAAGGAATCGTTTTTCAATATTTATCAGTTATATAACAGTTCCTCTTGGACATCTTTGCATCTTGCAGAATTACACTTTTATCCAAGTTAATAAATAAGAATTGTTTATTTTATGAAAAATGAAAGTTGACACCCTATTTTCTCTGTGATAGCTTTAGAGGCAATCATCTAAATTGAATAGTTTGAAAACCGGGTGAAATGGGAGCAATTTCATTTCTTAAAAGGGAATCCTTACTTTTGGAGCGGTCCCGCCACTGTGAAGACGCTATTGCGTCCAGCCAGATACCTGCCCGTTTTCATGACGCTTCATCCTACGGTGAATAGGGAAGTGTTAGACACACGCAGTCTAGGAATGCAGGCTTTTTTACGCCTGTATTTTACACTTGCGTGACAATCTAACATTTCCCCGAGAAATGTTTTTTTTATTGAAAAAAACTTCAAGGGGGAATTAACAAATGGTCAAAAGCAGTATCACGGGATATCCCGTCATAGGTGAAAATCGCGAGTGGAAACGTGCACTCGAAGCATTTTGGGCGAAGAAAATTTCAGAAGAGGAACTTCTTCGTACAATAAAGGAAATCCGTCTGGCAAATTTAAAGAAGCAGAAAGATGCGGGCATTGATTGGATCGCCGTTGGTGATTTCACATTGTATGACCGCGTACTGGATACATCAGCCATGTTCGGAATTATCCCTTCCCGCTTTCATTGGAAAGGCGGACCTGTATCCACTTCTACGTATTTCTCAATAGCGCGCGGCAACGACGAAGCTGTCGCTTCTGAAATGACAAAGTGGTTCAATACGAACTACCACTACATCGTGCCGGAATATGAAGGACAGCGCTTTGAACTGACAGAAAACAAACCGCTTGCCGCCTACATCGAAGCAAAGAAGGAACTCGGCATCGACGGCAAACCAGTTCTTCTTGGACCTTACACATTGCTGAAATTGTCTAAAGGGTATGAAGACAAAGACGTACCTTCAATTATTCTGCAGTTACTTCCACTTTATCAAAAAGTATTGAAGGAGCTTCAGGATGAAGGCGTGCAATGGGTACAAATTGACGAACCTATTCTGTGCACTTCCATTTCAGGTGATGAAATGAAAGCTGTGACCGAGATTTATTCACAACTCACGAAAGACCTCGACGGAATGAACATTTTATTGCAAACGTACTTTGATTCCGTGGAACATTATGAAGAAACAATCGCTCTGCCGGTAGCAGGAATTGGACTTGATTTTGTCCATGGCTGTGAAAAAAATCTGCAGAACATCAAACAGTACGGTTTTCCTGAAAATAAAGTACTGGCCGCGGGTATTATAGACGGCCGGAATGTCTGGCGCTCTGATTTGCAGGCAAAATTGACGCTGACGGAAACGATTCAACAACATGTTCCATCCGCAAACTTGTGGATTCAGCCTTCCTGCAGTTTGCTCCACTCGCCTGTTACAACTCGTTCTGAACAAAATCTGGATGCTGTTATCTTGCATGCACTGGCGTTTGCAGATGAGAAAGTCAATGAAATCAAGATTCTTCAGGAAGCATTACAACGAGGCAAAGAACAAGTCACGGGAGATTTCAAGGCAAGTCAGGCAGCGTTAACAGCTTTCAATGCACTTCCTGCACGAAACCGAAAAGAAGTCCGTGACGCGTCGTCAGGCAGTATTTTATCCGACAGCAGGCGTAATTTGCCATATGCCGAACGCAAAGTGAAGCAGCAGAAGAAATTCCAATTGCCGCTATTGCCAACTACAACCATCGGCAGTTTCCCTCAGACACAAGAAGTTCGTGCAACACGCAATAAGTGGAGAAAAGGTGAAATTACGGATCAGCAATACAAAGACTTCGTGAATGCAGAGATTAAAGAGTGGATTGATATTCAGGAGGATCTGGGGCTGGATGTTTTGGTTCACGGTGAATTCGAGCGTACGGACATGGTCGAATATTTCGGTGAAAAGCTCGATGGCTTCGTTTTCACAGAAAAGGCATGGGTGCAGTCGTACGGTTCCCGCTGCGTCAAACCGCCGATCATTTTTGGAGACGTCGCTTTCACTGCCCCTATGACGGTTGAGGAATCTGTCTATGCAAAATCTCTGACGGACCACGAGGTGAAAGGAATGCTGACCGGACCTGTCACGATCTTGAACTGGTCATTCGTTCGCGATGATTTATCGCGCGAGGAAGTGGCAAATCAAATTGCCCTTGCCCTGCGAAAAGAAATCGAATCACTTGAAGCAGCAGGCATTCATATGATCCAGGTGGATGAACCGGCACTTCGTGAAGGTCTTCCACTAAAGCAATCCGAGTGGAAACATTACCTAGACTGGGCTGTCAATGCATTCCGTGTATCCACTGCTTCTGTAGAAGATACGACGCAAATTCATACGCATATGTGCTACTGTGATTTCAACCATTTCATCGAAGCCATCAGCGCACTTGACGCAGACGTCATATCGATTGAAACTTCACGCAGCCACGGTGACTTGGTGGAAGCATTTACTGACTATCACTATGACAAAGGCATCGGTCTTGGTGTTTACGACATCCACAGCCCGCGGGTTCCTGCCGTCGAAGAGATGACGGAGATCATCAACAAAGGACTTGAAGTACTCGAGCCTTCACAGTTCTGGATCAATCCCGACTGCGGACTGAAAACCAGAAAACGTGAAGAGACGGTCGCAGCATTGAAGCATATGGTCATTGCGACGGAACAGGCACGCGAGCGTTTAGCTGCAGCAGCAGTGAAATAATAGGACTGTCCGGGGAATCAGCGTGATTTCCCGGACAGTTTTTTTGTACGCATAACCAGTAAAAAGGCAGCCCTTTGAAGTCAAATTACTTCTCGGGCTGCCTTTTCTATTTACTTATCAGCTGAACTGCTTCGTCAGGTTCGCCATCTCAATAGCGGACACTGCCGCATCCCAGCCTTTGTTGCCAGCTTTCGTGCCTGCACGCTCGATGGATTGCTCAATTGTATCTGTTGTCAGAACACCGAAAATTACCGGTATACCGGATTGCATGCTTGCCTGCGCTACCCCTTTTGCCGCTTCATTACAGACAAAGTCGAAATGCGGGGTCGCGCCCCGGATGACTGTGCCAAGCGTGATAATCGCGTCATACTTTTTAGAGTCTGCCATTTTCTTCGCGATCAGCGGGATTTCAAATGCGCCGGGCACCCATGCGATGTCCACATCCGCTTCATCCACACCATGACGTTTAAATGCGTCCTGTGCGCCTGACAGCAACTTTCCCGTGATGAATTCATTAAACCGTCCTACAACAATCCCTACTTTTAGCCCTGTACCTACTAAATGTCCCTCAAATAAATTACCCACGTTCCATCTCTCCTCATATCGTTAGTAAATGACCAAGTTTCTCTGCTTTTGTATGCAAATATTTTTCATTTGCTTCATTAAAAGGCAGCTGAATCGGCACTCGTTCCACCACTTCGAGTTCATACCCTTTCAAGCCCGCGATTTTCTTCGGATTATTCGTTAATAAGCGCATCTGACGAATACCGAGTTCCCGAAGTATCTGTGCGCCAATGCCATAATCTCGTAAATCCGCCGCAAAGCCGAGTTTTTCATTGGCTTCGACCGTATCATACCCTTGTTCTTGCAGTTCATAGGCTTTCAGTTTATTGATTAAACCGATCCCTCTGCCCTCTTGGCGCATATACAATAAAACGCCGCGCCCTTCCTGTTCGATCTGCGAAAGCGCCGCCTGAAGCTGCGGTCCGCAGTCACAGCGGCAAGAGCCAAACACATCACCCGTCAGACATTCTGAATGAACTCTTACTAAAACCGGTTCATCCGTCGTGACGTCACCTTTGACCAGCGCCACATGTTCCTTGCCGGTAAGCGTTTCTGTATAGCCCGCCATGCTAAACTCTCCGAAGTCCGTCGGCAGCTTAATCTCCGCTTCACGCATAACCAGCTGTTCCTGCTGCAGACGATAATGGATCAAATCCTGAATTGTAATTAATTTTACATCAAGCTCTTCAGCTATCTTACGTAATTCAGGAACTCTTGCCATCGTTCCGTCTTCACTCATAATTTCACAAATTACACCCGCCGGCGCACTGCCTGCAAGCCTTGCCAAGTCTACCGCAGCTTCCGTATGCCCTGTACGTTCAAGCACGCCGCCTGACTTTGCAACGAGCGGGAAAATATGTCCCGGACGCTTGAATTCACCAGCTGCTGCATCAGGTTCCATCATTTTTACAATGGTATCCGCCCGTTCAAATGCACTGATGCCCGTATGTGTAGTGCAGTGATCGATACTGATCGTGAACGCCGTGCCGTGTGAATCCGTATTATGATCAGTCATCATCTGTAAACCAAGTTGTGCAGCTTTTTGTTCTGTCACCGGCACACAAATCAATCCGCGGCCCTTCGTTGCCATGAAATTAATGATTTCAGGAGTGACCCCGTCAGCCAGTGCCACAAAGTCCCCTTCGTTCTCACGGTCTTCATCATCTACTACAATAACCACTTTCCCCTGCCGTAAATCTTCTAACGCTTCTTCAATTGTATGAAACATCCTCTTTCACTCCTTTACATGAATCCGTGCTGTTGTAAAAAATCTTTCGTCATCGTCTGACCGCTGTCCTGTCTTTTCTGCAGCATGTTCTCTACATATTTCGCAAGCATATCGCATTCAAAATTCACCGTGTCCCCTGCCTGTTTTTTCGCGATGACAGTCATTTCCTGTGAGTGCGGAATCAAAGATATCGTGATGTCCGTATCTTTCACTTCAAAAATCGTCAATGACGTTCCATCCAGTGCAATCGAGCCTTTATTTAATAAATACCGCCCATATTGTTCGGGGAGCGACAATCGTATATATAACGCATTATCGACCGTGCTTTTTTCCCGAATGATGGCGACGCCGTCTACGTGGCCTGTCACAAAATGACCGCCTAATCTTCCGTTCGCTGCAAGTGCACGCTCCAGATTGACCGGACTTCCTGCAGACAATTGCCGCAATGATGTGGATGCCATAGTTTCCGGCATAACGTCTGCTGCAAACTGGTCTTTAGTAAAGTGTTTGACTGTCAGGCAAACGCCGTTGACCGCAATGCTGTCACCTAGCTGCACATCTGTCAGTACGGTCGATGCACCGATCGTCAGCGTCATCGATTGGGCACCAGGCTGTATATGTTTGACAGTGCCAATCTCTTCGATAATTCCTGTGAACATTGCTCAATCACTCTCTTTCGGTACCGCTATGATTTTAATGTCAGGACCGACCATTTCCACACTTTCGAATTGCAGCGGAAATGCATCATTCATCAGCTTTGGATCCAATCCGCCGATAGGAGTCAGCGAACTGATGCCGCCAAGCAATTTCGGTGCAATATAGCAAATGACTTTCTGAATTGCACGCGCTGTAACGAATGAAGAATTAATTGCCGCACCGCCTTCTACAAGCAGTGTCATGATGCCGCGTTTTCCCAGTTCCAGCAAAACTTCTTCTACTGTCAGTTTCGGGCCGGACATACGAATGATTTCGACATGCGGCTTAGCAAGAAGTGCTTCACGCGTGCTTTCCGCGTGGCTCCCGCAAAAAATCCATGTAGGTGCCTCGTCGTTTTGAATAACCTGACTATGTTCGGGTGTTCGTAAAGATGTATCTAAAATAACTCGAATAGGATGTTTTCCACCTTGGGGCAGTCTGGTGGTGAGAAGGGGGTTATCGTGAAGAAGCGTTTGAATACCTACTAAAATTGCGTCTTGCGTATGGCGAAGCCGATGAACGTCGAGCCGTGCCTGCTCACTCGTCACCCATTTGCTGTCACCTGTTGAAGTTGCAATCTTACCATCTGCTGTCATAGCTGTTTTCATTGTCACATGAGGTGTTTTTGTTCGAATAAAATGAAAAAATGGTTCATATAATCTTTGTGCCTGTTCCAGACAAAGGTCCGTTGTTACTTCTACTCCGGCTGTACGCAATTTTGCGATGCCCTGTCCTGCAACGAGCGGGTTTGGATCCGTTATGGCAATATAGACATGGCGGATACCCGCCTGAATCACAGCGTCAGCACATGGTGATGTCTTGCCGATATGCGAACAAGGCTCGAGCGTTACGTATAAATCTGCTCCTTGCGCCTTCGCACCTGCCATATCAAGTGCCACCCGCTCTGCATGACGCTCTCCCGCCTGCAGATGCGCACCCATTCCGATAATTCGGCCGTCTTTTACAACGACAGAGCCTACCGGAGGGTTGGGCGAAGTCTGACCCACCACGTTTTCTGCGAGCGACAAAGCGATTTCCATATATTTTTGACCCACTGCACAACACTCCAACTGCTGTATTCCTCTAGTGACAATTCCGCATACAAAAAGCCCCGCAAACTAATTATGCGGGGCTTGAAGTCATGACAAAATAAACGTTATAAACAGTGATGAAAAATCATCACGTGCAGTATAAACGCATTGTTCCTTCTCTCATCCAGACTTTAACTGTCGGCTTTGGAGTTTCACCAAATCCACCTTCCGCTTTTCACAAAGCGTCCGGGTCACGGACTAAGAGCTTTTCAGCTCATCACCGCCGGTAGGGAGTTACACCCTGCCCCGAAGGAAACATATTCGATTACTAAGAGTCTAGCACAAATCATTATAAAATAACAATACTGAATATTTATTCAGCTGAAAATACCCATTTGTCCACTGTAAAACGGTCGATTGCGTCCATATCTGGTTGATAACCGATGCCATCTTGTTCCGGGACAGTAATATACCCATCTTCCGCTACGACCTCGGGGAGGATAATATCCTGTTCCCAGTAGCGTGAAGAGCCTGCCGTATCGCCCGGGAGCGTGAAATTCGGCAGCGTGGTAAGGGCTACGTTTTGCGCCCGTCCAATTCCCGATTCCAGCATGCCGCCGCACCACACATCTACACCTTTTGACGCACAGTAATCGTGGATCTTCTTCGCTTCCGTCAGACCGCCTACCCTGCCGATTTTAACATTGATGATTTTACAGCTGCCAAGCTCCACCGCTTTGCGCGCGTCTTCCAATGAATGGATACTTTCATCGAGACAGATCGGCGTCTGTATTTGTTGCTGCAATTTGGCGTGGTCAATAATGTCATCTGATGCAAGCGGCTGTTCAATCATCATCAGGTTGAATTGATCCAGTTCTTTCAGCATTTCCGTATCATCAAGTGTATAGGCTGAGTTCGCATCTGCCATGAGCGGAATGTCTGGAAATACTTCCCGTATCGCACGAATGACTTCCACATCATAGCCCGGTTTAATTTTGACTTTAATGCGCTTATATCCTTCTTTAATAAACCCTTTGATAGTTTCCAGCAGATCTTCCACATTCTCTTCAATGCCGATGCTGATCCCCACTTCTATTCGTTCCTGCTTTCCGCCAAGCGCCGCAGCAAGTGTCATCTGGTGATGTTTGGCGTACAAATCCCATACAGCCCCTTCAATCGTTGCTTTGGCCATATTGTTTTTCCGGACAGATGCAAAATAACTGCTCACCTCATCAGGATGTCCGATGGTCTTCCCAAGAATTGCCGGTATCAAAAAATCACGAAGCATATGAATGGTCGTTTCTGTCGTTTCTTCACTGTACCACGGTGCAGTAAATGCAACCGACTCTCCCCATCCTTCATGTCCGTCAAGATCTTCCACTGTCGCCAGCAGGAAGTCCTTCTGCTGAATCGTTCCAAAACTCGTGGTGAAGGGATGTTTCATCGTCATATTCATTCTGCGAATTGTAATTGTATTAATTTTCATTGGATACGCTCCTTTCATTCTGCAATGGAATAATTGACCGCTTGCAGAAACGGTAATATTGCACAGATTCTTCCGTTCTGCGCACATCGATTAGTGCGAATCCTTCCGCACACAGCTGCTGAAATACTTTTCTCGTATGCATCCGCCATTCATAAGCCAGTTCAGGATCTTCATTTTTTATTAATTGAATATGTTTAGGAACAGGAACTTCGATCGCGTCTGCCACTAACCATTCATCTGATTGCGGCATATGGAGAACAGGATGCGAGTCACTGTGTAAGTCCGTATAAAAAGGACAGCTGTACACAACATTCACAGGCTGCCACTGATCCAAAACACGCGGACTGTCAATCCACCACGCCACTTGAAAACGGTCAGTGGGCAGGCCTTTATTCAGACCGTCATCCATTTCACCATAACAATTAACAATATAGTCATAGCACACGCCGTACAGTTTGGAAGTATTTAAATAGGCATTGCGGCTTTCCAGCGGATCGAATGTCCAGACGATCAATTGATAGCCCATTTCCCTCGCCAGACGGAGCTGTTCATCTTTCAGCTGCTTGCCAATTCCCATCAGCTGAAACTCCCGATCCACCGCCAGCATATGAGAGCACAAATATACTTGCCCATCTGTAAACCCTGCGAAGCTGTATGAATAACCGATCATCCGCTCTTTAAGGAATGCACCGACAATCAGCCCGCCGTTTTTCACTGCCGTAATGGTTTGGTGGACAGGGATCGGCTCCATACCCCAGATTTGCCTTTCCAGTTTCTGCATTTTGAGAATCTCTTCAACAGCCGTCACTTTTCTGATCTGTATGCCGGTCGTCATAACGTCACCCTCTATTTTCTGGATTGGAATGCTAATTCAATGGCTGCAGTCAGGATTTCAACACCCGTTGCCAGCGCATCCTGATTAAAGGTCATTTGCGGATGATGAAGCCCCGGCGTTAAGCCGCAGCCAAGCCCCAGCATTGTACTTTTGACCGACGGACGATGCACCGAGTAAAAATGAAAATCTTCTCCCCCCGGCGTAACGATCGTGCGAATCATCCGCTCTTCGCCAACTACTTTAGTGATCGCCTGCGCCATCAGCTCTTCGGCATCTGAATCTACTTCCGCCGCCACCATTTCGGCCATCACTTCATAATCAATTTGCACATCATACTGTCCGGCGACAGCGCGGATGACCCGCTCCACCTTTTCATACAGTTCTTCCATCACACTGTTTTCTTGCGCACGTAAATCCAGACTGAACTTTGCGTTCCCCGGAATAATATTCGCAGAGTCGCCTCCCGCCTGAAACATCGTCATCTTTGCAGTATGGGAAATCACCGGATTACAATGAATGGACTGCAGACCGCTGACTAATGAAGCCCCGACTTCAATGGCATTTTTCCCTTGATGAGGCCGCGCGCCATGTGCGTCCGTTCCTTTTATTGTTCCGCTGATCATTTTCGCCGCGCCATGACGCAAAGATGCGGCAGAGGAGCCGTCATCGAGTTCATCCGCCGCCCGTACGTGCACTCCAAACAGATAATCCATATTATCTATAATACCTTGGTCAAGAACCGCCAATGCGCCTTTGCCCTTCTCCTCCGCCGGCTGGAAGAATACTTTCAGCGTTCCCTTCTTTGGAATGCCTCGCTCTTTCGCCAGCAATAGTGCGCCGATTCCCATCGTCATATGACCATCATGGCCGCATGAATGATTCGCCTGATAGACGCCATCCACTTCCTGCCACAGCGCATCAATATCTGTGCGTAAGCCAACTACCGGACTGCCTTCGCCAAGCGTTACCGACAGCCCCGTCATACCGTCAAATAAAGAAACCGTAAATCCTTCACCTTCCAAAAAC
The Sporosarcina sp. P33 genome window above contains:
- a CDS encoding GNAT family N-acetyltransferase; its protein translation is MTTGIQIRKVTAVEEILKMQKLERQIWGMEPIPVHQTITAVKNGGLIVGAFLKERMIGYSYSFAGFTDGQVYLCSHMLAVDREFQLMGIGKQLKDEQLRLAREMGYQLIVWTFDPLESRNAYLNTSKLYGVCYDYIVNCYGEMDDGLNKGLPTDRFQVAWWIDSPRVLDQWQPVNVVYSCPFYTDLHSDSHPVLHMPQSDEWLVADAIEVPVPKHIQLIKNEDPELAYEWRMHTRKVFQQLCAEGFALIDVRRTEESVQYYRFCKRSIIPLQNERSVSNEN
- a CDS encoding M20 peptidase aminoacylase family protein — encoded protein: MREQIQLLKPKLDQVFTYLHSHPEVSWQETGTTRYLQEFLEGEGFTVSLFDGMTGLSVTLGEGSPVVGLRTDIDALWQEVDGVYQANHSCGHDGHMTMGIGALLLAKERGIPKKGTLKVFFQPAEEKGKGALAVLDQGIIDNMDYLFGVHVRAADELDDGSSAASLRHGAAKMISGTIKGTDAHGARPHQGKNAIEVGASLVSGLQSIHCNPVISHTAKMTMFQAGGDSANIIPGNAKFSLDLRAQENSVMEELYEKVERVIRAVAGQYDVQIDYEVMAEMVAAEVDSDAEELMAQAITKVVGEERMIRTIVTPGGEDFHFYSVHRPSVKSTMLGLGCGLTPGLHHPQMTFNQDALATGVEILTAAIELAFQSRK
- the menC gene encoding o-succinylbenzoate synthase yields the protein MKINTITIRRMNMTMKHPFTTSFGTIQQKDFLLATVEDLDGHEGWGESVAFTAPWYSEETTETTIHMLRDFLIPAILGKTIGHPDEVSSYFASVRKNNMAKATIEGAVWDLYAKHHQMTLAAALGGKQERIEVGISIGIEENVEDLLETIKGFIKEGYKRIKVKIKPGYDVEVIRAIREVFPDIPLMADANSAYTLDDTEMLKELDQFNLMMIEQPLASDDIIDHAKLQQQIQTPICLDESIHSLEDARKAVELGSCKIINVKIGRVGGLTEAKKIHDYCASKGVDVWCGGMLESGIGRAQNVALTTLPNFTLPGDTAGSSRYWEQDIILPEVVAEDGYITVPEQDGIGYQPDMDAIDRFTVDKWVFSAE